In Calothrix sp. PCC 7507, one DNA window encodes the following:
- the pstA gene encoding phosphate ABC transporter permease PstA has translation MAASYQRDDAFDSGTEFTDNIEKRESVGKVFEILFLIGLLIGLFVLALLVFDIGREGLARFFTPGFLTETPSRFPEDGGIRPAIVSSMLLGIIVISISVPIGVGAALYLEEYAPKTWWTAIIEINISNLAGVPSIVYGLLGLGVFNYLLGFGPTLISGALTLSLLSLPVIIVTSREAIRSVPDSLRNASYGLGITKWKTISSHVLPYAVPGILTGVIISVSRAIGDAASLVVVGAVSFLTFNPGLFERFMALPIQIYSYITRPEPGFANAAAGTIIVLLLLILALNGVAIYVRQRFSR, from the coding sequence ATGGCTGCTAGTTATCAACGAGATGACGCTTTCGATTCAGGGACAGAATTCACTGACAATATTGAAAAGAGAGAAAGTGTAGGAAAAGTTTTTGAAATACTTTTCTTAATAGGATTACTAATTGGGTTATTTGTCCTAGCTTTGCTAGTGTTTGATATTGGAAGAGAGGGATTAGCAAGATTTTTTACACCCGGATTTTTGACAGAAACTCCTTCTCGGTTTCCTGAAGATGGTGGGATTCGTCCTGCTATTGTAAGTAGTATGCTTTTAGGAATTATCGTGATTTCGATTTCTGTTCCTATTGGTGTGGGAGCGGCTTTGTATCTCGAAGAATATGCACCTAAAACGTGGTGGACGGCGATTATTGAGATTAATATCAGTAATCTGGCGGGAGTCCCTTCTATTGTCTATGGGTTGCTGGGTTTAGGAGTTTTCAATTATCTCCTGGGGTTTGGTCCGACTTTAATTTCTGGAGCCTTGACGTTATCTTTGTTGTCTTTACCAGTGATTATTGTCACCTCTAGAGAAGCAATTCGTTCTGTTCCAGATTCCCTGAGAAATGCTTCCTATGGTTTAGGTATCACCAAATGGAAGACTATCAGCAGTCATGTTTTACCTTATGCTGTCCCCGGTATTTTAACAGGGGTGATTATTTCTGTATCCCGTGCAATTGGTGATGCGGCTTCTTTGGTTGTGGTTGGCGCTGTGAGTTTTCTCACATTTAATCCTGGTTTGTTTGAGAGATTTATGGCGTTACCCATTCAAATTTACAGTTACATCACTCGTCCGGAGCCGGGTTTTGCTAACGCAGCCGCAGGGACAATTATTGTTTTGTTACTACTGATTTTAGCTCTCAATGGCGTAGCTATTTATGTTAGACAGCGCTTTTCTAGGTAA
- the pstB gene encoding phosphate ABC transporter ATP-binding protein PstB — MTNSRRSELGGTAINQKEKSIFDVDGLKVYYSGFLALLDVYLKVPEKQIIAFIGPSGCGKSTLLRCFNRMNDLIPGAKVEGRLNYRDRNIYDPKINSVKLRRQVGMVFQRPNPFPKTIYENIAFAPLANGYKGNIDELVEDSLRRAAIWNEVKDKLKSKGTALSGGQQQRLCIARAIAMKPDVLLMDEPCSALDPISTRQVEELCLELKEQYTIIMVTHNMQQASRVADWTAFFNTEIDDAGKRRGKLVEFSPTEVIFSSPQTQEAEEYISGRFG, encoded by the coding sequence ATGACAAATAGTCGTAGAAGTGAATTAGGTGGTACAGCAATTAACCAAAAAGAAAAATCTATCTTTGATGTTGATGGATTGAAGGTTTATTACAGTGGATTTCTGGCACTGCTAGATGTTTATTTGAAGGTTCCGGAAAAACAAATTATTGCTTTTATCGGCCCTTCAGGATGTGGGAAAAGTACCTTGCTGCGCTGCTTTAACCGCATGAATGATTTAATCCCTGGTGCTAAAGTCGAGGGGAGATTAAATTACCGCGATCGCAATATTTACGATCCTAAAATAAATTCGGTAAAATTGCGCCGCCAAGTAGGCATGGTTTTTCAAAGACCAAATCCTTTTCCCAAGACGATATACGAAAATATTGCCTTTGCCCCCCTGGCTAACGGTTACAAAGGTAATATTGATGAATTGGTGGAAGATTCCCTCAGACGCGCCGCCATTTGGAATGAAGTCAAAGACAAACTCAAATCCAAGGGAACAGCGCTATCTGGTGGACAACAGCAGAGGCTGTGTATTGCCAGAGCGATCGCTATGAAGCCTGATGTATTATTAATGGATGAACCATGTTCAGCCCTTGACCCTATTTCTACCCGTCAAGTAGAGGAACTCTGCCTAGAACTCAAGGAACAATACACCATCATCATGGTGACGCACAACATGCAACAAGCCTCTAGAGTTGCAGATTGGACGGCTTTTTTCAACACAGAAATTGATGACGCGGGGAAACGTCGCGGTAAATTAGTCGAGTTCAGTCCTACAGAGGTAATATTCAGTTCTCCTCAAACACAAGAAGCGGAGGAATATATCAGCGGACGTTTTGGTTAA
- a CDS encoding DUF433 domain-containing protein, which translates to MKSTVRVVHSDPEILGGTTVFVGTRVPVKTLLDYLEAGDSLNEFLDHFPSVRREQAIAVLELAKEMLIAYANPA; encoded by the coding sequence GTGAAATCCACAGTGCGCGTCGTTCATAGTGATCCCGAAATCTTAGGGGGAACTACTGTTTTCGTTGGCACTCGTGTACCAGTGAAAACCTTACTGGACTATCTCGAGGCGGGTGATTCGCTCAACGAGTTTTTGGATCATTTTCCCAGTGTAAGGCGTGAGCAGGCGATCGCAGTTCTCGAATTGGCAAAGGAAATGCTGATTGCATATGCAAATCCTGCTTGA
- a CDS encoding type II toxin-antitoxin system mRNA interferase toxin, RelE/StbE family — MRLLVLTPKFKRAFRKFVKRDANLQQRIEDTLQQLEADIFAPALDTHKLSGKLEGLQSCSCGYDCRVVFSIEQDTETNHEVIVLLDIGTHDEVY, encoded by the coding sequence ATGAGACTGCTGGTTTTAACTCCCAAATTCAAGCGAGCATTTCGTAAGTTTGTAAAAAGAGACGCTAACCTCCAGCAACGCATTGAAGACACTCTCCAACAATTGGAAGCAGACATATTTGCACCCGCCTTGGACACCCATAAATTGAGCGGTAAACTCGAAGGTCTTCAGTCCTGCTCTTGCGGCTATGATTGTCGTGTTGTTTTCTCCATTGAGCAAGATACAGAAACAAATCATGAAGTCATTGTTCTGCTCGACATCGGGACACATGATGAAGTCTATTAA
- a CDS encoding DHH family phosphoesterase, which translates to MLDQALPKPQQPRRRLPNQRWQIYAQQTEFAEKLAVATKISPIISQLLINRGIATLEQAQGFLNPESLILPSPLEEFPDLALSVELLQNAIASQEKIAICGDYDADGMTSTALLLRSLRSLGAVVDYAIPSRMHDGYGINQRIVEEFHSEGVSLILTVDNGISAFAPIARARELGLKVIITDHHDIPQKLPPANAILNPKLIDESSPYRGVAGVGVAYILAVSLAQQLGATQGLIQPMLALFTLGTIADLAPLTGVNRRWVKRGLQYLPKSHLPGIQALIQVSGVQAKANEGGEIPNPKSKIQNPKSLKPEDIGFRLGPRINAIGRIGDPQLVIDLLTTDDMGIALERAMQCEGINQQRQQMCEEIEQEAIAVVETQFIASLPQDRILVVIQPNWHHGVIGIVASRLVERYGVPVFIGTYEDGGHIRGSARGIPEFNVFDALEYCHDLLGKFGGHKAAGGFSFSEANLPQLRSRLIEFANQCLEPQHLKPLLKIDTQANLSQINHQLYQQLQTLHPCGIENPDPVFWTPNVQVIEQKIVGKGHIKLTLAQTIDHQQYKIKAIAWRWGDYFTLPSRLDIAYKLRENDFNGNSTIEMELVGVRLPKQSHLLFTSSPKPLRTTFEYQQRHYTCGIYKQGLSPELRIKNPEGKVLAMQPGHTIGLLGNNREDAKEIDVSQPQYDSIIQAALQALSVLSHES; encoded by the coding sequence GTGCTAGACCAAGCTTTACCGAAACCCCAACAACCCCGTAGGCGCTTACCTAATCAGCGCTGGCAAATTTACGCGCAACAAACAGAATTTGCCGAAAAGTTGGCGGTGGCGACCAAGATTTCACCGATTATCAGCCAGTTGCTGATCAATCGTGGCATTGCCACACTAGAACAAGCACAAGGATTTTTAAATCCAGAGTCTCTGATCTTACCTTCGCCACTGGAGGAATTCCCAGATTTAGCGCTGAGTGTGGAGTTATTGCAAAATGCGATCGCATCTCAAGAAAAAATTGCTATTTGTGGTGATTATGATGCTGATGGCATGACTAGCACTGCTCTATTGTTGCGTAGTCTCCGCAGTTTAGGCGCTGTAGTCGATTATGCTATCCCCAGTCGGATGCACGATGGTTATGGCATTAATCAACGGATTGTGGAAGAATTCCACAGCGAAGGGGTGAGTTTAATTCTAACTGTGGATAACGGTATCTCGGCATTTGCACCAATTGCCAGAGCCAGAGAACTCGGTTTAAAGGTAATTATTACCGATCACCATGACATCCCGCAAAAATTACCGCCAGCGAACGCCATCCTCAACCCCAAACTGATAGACGAATCCTCGCCTTATCGGGGTGTAGCTGGGGTGGGTGTTGCATATATCCTAGCGGTGTCTTTAGCACAACAACTAGGAGCAACTCAAGGCTTAATCCAGCCAATGCTAGCACTGTTTACACTGGGAACGATCGCAGATTTAGCTCCCTTGACTGGCGTTAATCGCCGCTGGGTAAAACGCGGTTTACAGTATCTACCCAAATCTCATTTACCTGGGATACAGGCGCTGATTCAGGTATCTGGGGTGCAGGCTAAAGCAAATGAGGGGGGAGAAATTCCCAATCCAAAATCTAAAATCCAAAATCCAAAATCCCTTAAGCCGGAGGATATTGGCTTTCGATTGGGGCCGAGAATTAATGCTATTGGCCGAATTGGTGATCCTCAGCTAGTGATTGATTTGCTGACTACAGATGATATGGGGATAGCGCTGGAAAGAGCAATGCAATGTGAGGGAATTAACCAGCAGCGTCAGCAAATGTGCGAGGAAATCGAACAAGAAGCGATCGCAGTTGTAGAAACGCAATTCATCGCATCTTTACCCCAAGACCGCATATTAGTAGTCATTCAACCCAATTGGCACCACGGCGTTATTGGTATTGTCGCCTCTCGCTTAGTAGAACGCTATGGTGTCCCTGTGTTTATTGGCACTTACGAAGATGGGGGACATATTCGCGGTTCAGCGCGGGGAATTCCTGAATTTAACGTGTTTGATGCTTTGGAATATTGTCATGACTTGCTAGGAAAATTTGGCGGACACAAAGCCGCCGGGGGATTTTCTTTCAGTGAGGCGAATTTACCACAGTTGCGATCGCGTTTGATTGAATTTGCTAACCAGTGTCTTGAACCCCAGCACCTCAAACCATTACTCAAAATTGATACCCAAGCTAACTTGAGCCAAATCAATCACCAGCTTTACCAACAGCTGCAAACTCTCCATCCCTGCGGTATCGAAAATCCTGATCCGGTGTTCTGGACACCGAATGTGCAAGTAATTGAGCAAAAGATTGTCGGTAAGGGTCACATCAAACTCACACTTGCCCAAACCATTGATCATCAACAGTATAAAATTAAAGCGATCGCCTGGCGTTGGGGCGATTACTTCACCTTACCGTCACGCCTAGACATCGCTTATAAACTGCGAGAAAATGACTTTAATGGCAATAGCACCATCGAGATGGAATTGGTCGGTGTCAGACTACCAAAACAATCTCACCTACTGTTCACCTCGTCACCTAAACCATTAAGAACTACCTTTGAGTACCAACAGCGCCACTATACTTGTGGTATTTACAAACAAGGTTTATCCCCAGAATTAAGGATTAAAAATCCTGAAGGTAAAGTCTTAGCCATGCAACCAGGGCATACAATCGGTTTACTCGGCAATAATCGTGAAGATGCCAAAGAAATTGATGTATCCCAACCACAGTATGACAGCATCATCCAGGCTGCCTTACAAGCTTTATCAGTACTGAGTCATGAGTCCTGA
- the psb30 gene encoding photosystem II reaction center protein Ycf12/Psb30 encodes MFDALFNINWEVIFQLLFVGLILISGPVIIFVLAFRNGNL; translated from the coding sequence ATGTTTGACGCGCTCTTTAATATCAATTGGGAAGTGATTTTCCAACTACTATTTGTTGGGCTAATCTTGATTTCTGGCCCCGTGATCATCTTTGTATTGGCATTTCGCAACGGGAATTTATAA
- a CDS encoding YkgJ family cysteine cluster protein yields MATWQCIKQCGACCNLDPAERPDLEEYLSPVELELYLSMVGEGGWCVNFDHTTRECRIYPNRPRFCRVETEIFQDMYGVEPEEVNDFAIDCCRQQIEGVYGDRSLEIIRFNKAVGL; encoded by the coding sequence ATGGCAACTTGGCAATGTATCAAGCAATGTGGAGCCTGCTGCAATCTTGACCCTGCAGAGCGTCCAGATTTAGAAGAGTATCTCTCACCTGTGGAACTGGAACTTTACCTGAGCATGGTAGGCGAAGGTGGCTGGTGTGTTAACTTTGACCATACCACGCGAGAATGTCGCATCTACCCAAATCGCCCTCGTTTCTGTCGTGTCGAAACGGAGATATTTCAAGATATGTATGGAGTTGAACCAGAAGAGGTAAACGATTTTGCCATTGACTGCTGTCGCCAGCAAATAGAAGGAGTTTATGGCGATCGCTCTTTGGAAATCATCCGCTTCAACAAAGCTGTAGGACTCTAA
- a CDS encoding TMEM165/GDT1 family protein, with the protein MKLDSVPLSLSDIVQTESQPEQKDNVDIILNNAIAKPLQPVVVDSPKKQESLAAIFGTTFITIFLAEIGDKTQLSTLLMSAESQAPWVVFIGSAAALITTSLLGVLLGSWISSKLSPKTVEKSAGVMLLLISLMLFWDIVNS; encoded by the coding sequence GTGAAACTTGACTCTGTACCTTTGAGCCTTTCTGATATCGTTCAGACTGAAAGCCAGCCAGAACAAAAAGACAACGTTGATATTATTTTAAATAATGCGATCGCCAAGCCACTCCAGCCTGTAGTTGTCGATAGCCCCAAAAAGCAAGAGTCACTAGCGGCTATTTTCGGTACTACCTTCATTACCATTTTTCTCGCTGAAATTGGCGATAAGACTCAGCTATCCACCCTATTGATGAGTGCAGAATCCCAAGCACCGTGGGTAGTTTTTATCGGCTCTGCGGCTGCACTAATCACCACTAGCCTATTAGGCGTATTGTTAGGAAGTTGGATATCTAGTAAACTCAGCCCAAAAACCGTAGAAAAATCGGCAGGCGTGATGTTGTTATTAATTTCCCTGATGCTGTTTTGGGATATTGTGAACAGTTAA
- a CDS encoding TMEM165/GDT1 family protein: MDWNLLGLSFITVFLSELGDKSQLAAIALSGRSQSPKAVFFGTAAALLLTSLLGALAGGAVAEFLPTRLLKAIAAVGFAILAVRLLFFNDSEPTP, from the coding sequence ATGGACTGGAATCTTTTAGGACTAAGCTTTATTACAGTTTTTTTATCAGAATTAGGAGACAAGAGCCAATTAGCGGCGATCGCGCTTTCAGGGCGCAGTCAATCTCCGAAGGCGGTGTTTTTTGGGACGGCGGCGGCGCTGCTATTAACTAGCTTGTTGGGAGCGTTAGCAGGGGGAGCGGTTGCAGAATTTTTACCCACACGCTTATTAAAAGCGATCGCTGCTGTGGGATTTGCGATTCTCGCCGTACGTCTGCTGTTCTTTAACGATTCTGAACCCACACCTTAA
- a CDS encoding WcaF family extracellular polysaccharide biosynthesis acetyltransferase, producing the protein MHLDKYTLGSYTPGAPYWKQLLWYFLGSPLVESNWLPISILKVWILRCFGAKIGQKVRIKPGVRVKFPWRLTVGDCVWIGEDTWIDNLATVEIESHVCISQGVYLCTGNHDWSLPNFKLIPSPIYIEESSWIAAKSVIGPGVTVGRGAVLTLGGVTGRSLEPMVIYAGNPAQPIKKRKYKQAEDMLRISAKD; encoded by the coding sequence ATGCATCTAGATAAATATACTCTTGGCAGTTACACCCCTGGCGCACCCTACTGGAAGCAACTTTTATGGTATTTCCTGGGGTCGCCTTTGGTTGAGAGTAATTGGCTACCAATTTCCATATTAAAAGTTTGGATACTACGGTGTTTTGGTGCCAAAATTGGCCAAAAAGTCCGTATTAAACCAGGCGTTCGAGTTAAGTTTCCTTGGCGATTGACTGTTGGTGATTGTGTTTGGATTGGAGAAGATACTTGGATTGATAATCTGGCGACCGTAGAAATTGAAAGTCATGTTTGCATATCACAAGGTGTTTATCTTTGCACTGGTAATCATGACTGGAGTCTTCCTAACTTTAAGCTGATTCCATCTCCAATTTATATTGAAGAGAGTAGTTGGATCGCCGCCAAGTCGGTGATTGGCCCTGGTGTCACTGTTGGTAGGGGTGCTGTGCTGACATTGGGTGGTGTGACTGGTCGTTCTTTGGAACCAATGGTAATCTATGCAGGTAATCCCGCTCAACCGATCAAAAAGCGAAAATACAAACAAGCTGAGGATATGCTTCGTATTTCTGCAAAAGATTAA
- a CDS encoding YdcF family protein, with protein MKRLHNQFKKYGFFAIVGFIFVLFSIIPIRIAIASLQAPFPQAFLVLGGDPKREEYAAELANYYPTLDIWVSSGFPPEKAHAIFKSANIPSSRVHLDYRATDTVTNFTTLVGDLQQRGIQHVYLITSDIHMPRAKAIATLILGSRGITFTPVRVPSSEPEESLLRIVRDSGRSLLWIVSGRTGVSFNPRVHNPSYASR; from the coding sequence ATGAAACGGTTGCATAACCAATTCAAAAAATATGGTTTTTTTGCCATAGTAGGTTTTATCTTCGTCTTATTCAGTATTATTCCTATACGAATTGCGATCGCCTCTCTGCAAGCACCTTTTCCCCAAGCCTTTCTGGTTCTCGGTGGCGATCCTAAACGAGAAGAATACGCTGCTGAACTTGCCAACTATTATCCCACCCTAGACATCTGGGTTTCCAGTGGCTTTCCTCCAGAGAAAGCTCATGCTATCTTCAAATCCGCAAATATCCCCAGTAGCCGCGTGCATCTTGATTATCGTGCTACTGACACTGTCACTAACTTTACTACCCTCGTTGGCGATTTGCAACAGCGGGGAATTCAACACGTTTACCTGATTACTTCCGATATTCATATGCCCAGAGCCAAAGCTATAGCGACTCTAATTTTAGGTAGTCGAGGTATCACCTTCACCCCGGTGAGGGTACCTTCTTCCGAACCTGAAGAATCTCTGTTGCGGATTGTACGTGACAGTGGTCGCTCTCTCCTCTGGATTGTTTCAGGTCGTACTGGTGTCAGTTTTAATCCTCGTGTTCATAACCCATCTTATGCATCTAGATAA
- a CDS encoding glycosyltransferase translates to MKVLQVIPSISLEMGGPTEVVLNLVRATRQLGVDVEIVTTNDDGNALLDVPLHQRVLYKEVPIWFFPRAAARMKDYIFSADLAPWLWHHIRDYDLLETHYLFSYAPTCAGAIARRQKIPYLVNTMGQLSPWALAQSRRKKQVYSWLIERHHLNRAAVIHCTAAGEVEDVRNFKVKTPIVTLPLGVNQPHLLPDAKQKLRHVYGISPETPVVLFLSRLHYKKRPELLLQALSTLAEQNQDFHLILAGSGETGYENELKNLASSLGITNRVSFAGFVMGEDKDLLLQGSDFFVLPSFSENFGIAVAEAMAVGLPVVITPGVQIAPEVATAEAGLVVEGMLEPLVEAIAQLLKSPSLRQRLGDNGQQLVKQRYSWEAIAQNLSSVYSAVIHKKKLPEHLVSQSSLNKVFSVY, encoded by the coding sequence ATGAAAGTATTACAAGTCATACCCTCGATTAGCCTAGAAATGGGCGGTCCCACGGAAGTGGTTTTAAACTTAGTCAGAGCTACGCGCCAGCTTGGGGTTGATGTGGAAATTGTCACCACTAACGATGATGGCAATGCCCTATTAGATGTACCTCTGCATCAACGTGTTTTGTATAAAGAAGTACCTATCTGGTTTTTTCCCCGTGCGGCTGCGCGGATGAAAGACTATATTTTCTCTGCTGATTTAGCACCGTGGCTATGGCATCATATCCGGGATTATGACTTGCTAGAAACCCATTATCTGTTTTCTTATGCTCCTACCTGTGCTGGTGCGATCGCCCGTCGTCAAAAAATTCCCTATTTAGTCAATACAATGGGTCAATTGTCGCCTTGGGCACTGGCTCAGAGTCGGCGGAAAAAACAAGTCTACTCTTGGCTGATTGAGCGTCATCATCTCAATCGGGCGGCTGTCATTCACTGCACAGCGGCGGGTGAAGTAGAAGATGTGCGTAACTTCAAAGTTAAGACACCTATTGTCACTCTACCTCTGGGAGTAAATCAACCCCATCTCTTACCTGATGCCAAACAAAAGCTGCGACATGTTTACGGTATTTCTCCAGAAACGCCTGTAGTGTTATTTCTTTCTCGCCTACACTACAAAAAACGCCCAGAATTGTTGCTACAGGCACTTAGCACCCTTGCAGAACAAAACCAGGATTTTCACTTGATATTGGCGGGTTCTGGGGAAACAGGGTATGAGAATGAATTGAAGAATCTCGCATCATCTCTGGGCATTACAAATCGAGTTTCCTTTGCTGGTTTTGTGATGGGTGAAGATAAAGACCTACTGCTGCAAGGGTCAGACTTTTTTGTGCTACCTTCTTTTTCTGAGAACTTTGGTATCGCCGTTGCTGAGGCTATGGCAGTAGGACTACCCGTGGTGATTACGCCTGGGGTGCAGATTGCGCCAGAGGTGGCTACTGCTGAAGCGGGGTTAGTGGTGGAGGGGATGCTGGAACCACTCGTAGAAGCGATCGCCCAGTTGCTGAAATCTCCCAGTCTGAGGCAGCGATTAGGCGACAATGGCCAGCAGCTTGTCAAGCAACGCTATTCCTGGGAAGCGATCGCCCAAAATCTTTCCTCTGTTTACTCAGCAGTCATTCACAAAAAAAAGCTGCCTGAACACCTAGTCAGTCAGTCTTCCTTAAACAAAGTTTTCAGCGTTTACTAG
- a CDS encoding glycosyltransferase encodes MANTTFHLWFPNIFEFKGGIQTYSAFLLEAIQNIYPSDRYEVFLKHDKSPSADFASLAPTQFHCTGVVPSGLRTPTFAAQLLGWGFWQRPNLVISTHLNFSIVGQQLQRWAGIPYWAVAHGVDAWDIQRPDLQQALHHADRILAVSGYTRDRLLQEQNLDPAKVSVLPNTFDTERFQIAPKPQYLLERHKLTIEQPIILTVARLDSSEKYKGHDQILQAMPAIRREIPHVHYILVGKGNDRPRIEKLINELNLNDCVTLAGFIPDAELCDYYNLCDVFAMPSKGEGFGIVYLEALACGKPTLGGNQDGAVDALCHGELGVLVNPDDVDAIAQALMQILTGIYPHPILYQPQTLREEVIARFGFEQFQKTLAELMQTK; translated from the coding sequence ATGGCTAATACCACTTTTCACTTGTGGTTCCCGAATATCTTTGAATTTAAAGGCGGGATTCAAACATACTCGGCTTTTTTACTGGAAGCCATACAAAATATTTATCCGAGCGATCGCTATGAGGTTTTTCTCAAGCATGATAAATCCCCGTCCGCAGATTTCGCTAGTTTAGCGCCAACCCAGTTCCACTGTACTGGGGTTGTGCCATCAGGGCTGAGAACACCGACGTTTGCCGCTCAGTTGCTCGGTTGGGGATTTTGGCAACGTCCTAATTTAGTGATTTCTACTCACCTGAATTTCTCAATTGTGGGTCAACAATTACAGCGCTGGGCAGGTATTCCATACTGGGCTGTAGCTCATGGTGTGGACGCCTGGGACATTCAACGCCCAGATTTGCAGCAGGCTTTACATCATGCCGATCGCATCCTAGCAGTCAGTGGCTATACACGCGATCGCCTACTCCAAGAACAAAACCTCGATCCTGCCAAAGTTTCCGTATTGCCAAATACTTTTGATACTGAACGTTTTCAAATTGCTCCTAAGCCACAATATCTGCTAGAAAGGCATAAATTAACCATTGAACAGCCAATTATCCTGACGGTAGCTCGATTAGATAGTAGCGAAAAATACAAAGGACATGACCAAATTCTCCAAGCAATGCCAGCCATTCGTCGAGAAATTCCCCATGTTCACTACATCTTAGTGGGCAAGGGTAACGATCGCCCCCGCATTGAAAAACTAATTAATGAATTAAACCTCAATGACTGTGTCACCTTGGCAGGATTCATCCCTGATGCAGAGCTTTGTGACTACTACAATCTCTGTGATGTATTTGCTATGCCCAGTAAAGGTGAGGGATTTGGCATTGTCTATCTCGAAGCTTTAGCTTGCGGTAAACCCACTTTAGGTGGTAATCAAGACGGTGCGGTTGATGCCCTTTGTCATGGGGAATTGGGTGTATTAGTGAATCCTGATGATGTGGATGCGATCGCCCAAGCATTAATGCAAATTTTAACAGGTATTTATCCTCACCCCATCCTCTATCAACCGCAAACTTTACGCGAGGAAGTGATTGCTAGATTTGGCTTTGAACAGTTCCAAAAAACTCTAGCTGAGTTAATGCAAACTAAATAA
- a CDS encoding glycosyltransferase family 4 protein — translation MSQLPISLIHPTGNPFARNAAIALGDAGLLKEVITTVAHNPAGSLSHYLKLLPTPISKSIAHELGRRSWVSPNHIPIQTHPWQEATRIALVKTGLSRQLGLNSQSLVDWVYAALDRHVAHYHLQGLAAVYAYEDGAATTFEVAKQQGILCLYDLPILFYRMAREIQQAEAELFPELSASLQAVREPEWKLKRKQQEVALADHIFVASSITQQSLLQEGVSPDKITVIPYGAPIDYFQPQPKLDQTFRALFVGRVGPRKGVHYLIKAWQELQIPQAELMLVGLNEFPESWLAKLPDTVRYIPSVPHATLNQYYSNANVFVFPSLVEGFGLVLLEAMACGIPVITTPNTAGPDIITDGVEGFIVPIRDSEALKEKLEWCDRHPGELAQMGRAARHKAEQLTWEVYQQNLATQVRRCLAASR, via the coding sequence ATGTCCCAGCTACCTATTTCCCTAATACACCCTACAGGTAATCCCTTTGCTCGCAATGCTGCAATTGCTCTGGGAGATGCAGGTTTGCTCAAGGAGGTGATTACGACTGTTGCTCACAACCCCGCAGGCAGTCTCAGCCACTACTTAAAGTTGCTCCCTACTCCTATAAGTAAATCTATTGCCCATGAGTTAGGGCGACGTAGCTGGGTTTCTCCAAATCACATACCAATACAAACCCATCCTTGGCAAGAAGCAACGCGAATCGCCCTAGTTAAGACTGGACTGAGTCGGCAGCTGGGTTTAAATTCTCAAAGTCTTGTTGACTGGGTTTATGCTGCTCTCGATCGCCATGTTGCCCACTATCATCTCCAGGGTCTGGCTGCAGTTTATGCTTATGAAGATGGGGCTGCTACTACTTTTGAGGTTGCCAAGCAGCAGGGAATTTTATGTTTATATGACTTACCTATCCTGTTCTACCGCATGGCGCGAGAGATTCAGCAAGCAGAAGCAGAACTGTTTCCAGAATTGTCTGCATCATTGCAAGCAGTGCGAGAACCTGAGTGGAAATTGAAACGCAAGCAGCAAGAAGTGGCACTTGCAGACCATATTTTTGTAGCTTCTTCCATCACCCAGCAATCCCTACTCCAAGAAGGAGTCAGTCCGGATAAAATTACGGTCATTCCCTATGGCGCACCAATTGATTATTTCCAACCCCAACCTAAACTAGATCAAACTTTTAGGGCTTTGTTTGTTGGTCGTGTGGGCCCTCGCAAAGGAGTTCATTATCTAATCAAGGCATGGCAAGAACTCCAAATTCCCCAAGCAGAGTTAATGTTGGTAGGACTTAACGAATTCCCAGAAAGTTGGCTGGCAAAACTTCCAGACACAGTTCGCTATATTCCTTCAGTGCCTCATGCGACTCTCAATCAGTATTACAGTAACGCTAATGTATTTGTATTTCCTTCTTTAGTGGAAGGCTTTGGGCTAGTGTTGTTGGAAGCTATGGCCTGCGGTATTCCTGTGATTACAACTCCCAACACTGCAGGGCCAGATATTATCACCGATGGGGTAGAAGGTTTTATTGTTCCCATTCGTGACTCGGAAGCACTCAAAGAAAAACTTGAGTGGTGCGATCGCCATCCCGGAGAATTGGCCCAAATGGGGCGTGCTGCTCGTCACAAAGCTGAACAGTTAACTTGGGAAGTGTATCAACAAAATTTGGCAACTCAAGTGCGTAGATGCCTAGCAGCTAGTCGTTAG